The DNA sequence ATCTGGTCAAAATTGGGCAAAAACGTGTTGactgttaaaaaattaacggaACTATTGACGGATGactaaaatgatcaaatttccatatatgcaggaccaaaaaatccaaaagataaagtataggaacaaaaaggtaaaatgatcatatgtttatgaccaattttggccttaactctaataaaaatgtaaattgtcttttttttCGCATCACATTGAAATATGGCTAATGttgttaaattctctaaattctgtctcacatcgacttggtgatgatccaatctaatctatataagtgtggataaccctccctcttatgaggccttttaaggggtgagtgacccatttctaatacatttctaatatggtatcagagagggctcaagtcgatgatggttttctctttatcttttatctacctcacgagtggaagaccgatgtcctttccggcccacatcgatgatggttctctcttatctctagcattgcctacccacgtgatggaagaccgatgtccttttCCGGCCCACAcatgagggggcgtgttaaattctctaaattctatcccacatcgacttggtgatgatccaatctaatctatataagtgtggataacccttcCCCTTTTGAGActttttaaggggtgagtaacccatttctaataaatgtcattataatatactccctccgtcccgctttaggagtcccggttgatcaattttagGCGTCtcgctttaggagtcctggttaaaataaattaataaaaaatacctacaaagtgttaaaagtgggtcccaacatccactacaactaataaaaaagtgttaaaagtgggtttCAAGATCCattataacatttatttattggacactcaattaaaagtgggtcccaacatccactataatatttatttattacctacttaaacacttttttcttaaaatatgtgtccGACTCaactgagactcctaaagtggatcgaagggagtatatgctTGCATCTAAAATCGATTGTAGGCAATTATTTCTTCATACCTTTACAATGCATTTGTagtttattcaaattattccAAAATATACATGACAGAATTGAGTCGTATCTTATACAACAGCCAAAcaacattttattcatttccaACGTGATTAACGTTAATCATAGCTTGCGTCTCTAGTTAATTCAGTCATTTCATCACCACGAATTAGGCGATAAGATATACCATCATGGACCACTACTCAAGTTCAATGTCTAATCAGTCAATATATTAAATGCAGGACCACAAAATTAAAGGCCACGTGGCAGTGAACATCTCCATTCAGTTCTGCTTATGTTGCTAATTTAGTGATTTGATAATGTGATCACAAGATTAAGAAGTGATTCTAGATCCTTTCTAGAGAGCATCTCCATCCATGTTTTTAATAACAATATGAAAGTGGGTCCAGATCcacttttatttcttgttcTTAGGCAAGAGCATAACACCCACATCCATAATCTTACGTAAGGACAAGTTCAAGGGTCCcatcattctattattcaatttaaatacttcaattactaaaaatatttctaaatataaaaatatattaaaatataaaaaatacataattaaatcctaaaaaataaaaattacataattaaaatcctaaaaaataaaaatacataattaaatccttgaaaataaaaaaagtgaaaaaatacattaaaagtgtgcagaaaacggatataatgtattgggaagtgggaaagtattttttttatttaaaaacgtttaattaatttcaattttttttttttaaaaaaaagaaaaaatcaaatttgccCACAGCTATGCTGTTGGCCAATCGCAGCCCGCCACGTAAGCCTGCTCAGCGGCACAGacatgctcttatttaagagcagcgccgtgctGATGGCATGGACGGACGAGCTGCAGCGGCAGACGGTGGTGGAGCGTGCCGCTGGCAAGGACGGAGACGCccccgctgcggatgctctgaAAGattgtagtaacattttccAATGTGCGTCAGTTTTACAATTAATGACACAGTAACATTTTCCTTTCTGGCTTTCCATATTGAGTAAATTCTAGTAcaagttttcttcttcatttatggatttctctatttctttcGGTACTAACATATAACCTTTTAACATGCCATCTACAATCCACAGTTAATTTAACATGTGGAACGTGATGTTTTTTTCTGTGTTCCAACATGTTCTGATATAATTTTTGACGGGTTACAGACCTATTTCACATCAGATCGGATGAGTAACAAATGTTGGATTAGTATACAAATGATATCCACCCCTAATTAATTAGAGATCCATTGAGATgataaaaaacaaatccgtgcAAGCTTGACTCCACTCAAAGCGGACAACATGATGTTGGATTAGTATACAAATGCTATCCACCCCTAATTAACTCGAGGCCCTTTCAGATGACCAAAAAGAAACCCGCTAAAAACAATTTCGTGCAGGTTTGGCTCCACctaaagcggacaatatcacaAAACTAATGTGCAATCGACTATCCCAGcagttttaatatttttatacatatttattataaatatataaacttgTTATTTGTGGAATCTGActcaatatttcaaattaaattttttaaacaataaaaattacaaattaaatacaataagaattataattaaaccAGAAATACTGAATTAATGCACCCTAATTTTCCCCACCGCGCGACCAGAGTACTAGATTAATAATCTTGATCTATTTGCTGATCTTGAGTCTCTAACCTTTTACAAGGACATATGATAACTAACCATTCTTACGTAccaatttttctataaatacatattcttAACCTCTTCCACATATAGAACATACTACTAACCTCATTTCATTcactctcacacacacatggAGTCAACCAAAATTTTAACGTTCAATGTGGTGAAAAAAATCCCCAAAGCTGATCACCCCGGAAACGCCAACGCCTAAAGAATTTAAACTCCTCTCAGACATCGACGACCAAGGGTCCCTCCGTGCCCAAACTCCGGTGATTCAATTTTATCGGAGAATCCTAAAGCTGGGAAAAATATAACTAAGAAAAGTTAAGGATTTAGAATCCTGAAAAGTTGTACTCCCTCCCGTCCCACTCTAGGAGTCCCAATCACTTTTGcacactcattttataaaaatcataataaatagtaaaagtggagaaatagttAAGTAAGGTAGTGAATAATGTTATTAAGActcttctcaacattattatctctcttatcttaccatttttctactttaactatttattactccatccgtcacAATTTAAGATTAagatttagttatgacacaaattttaaaaaattggtggagtgtgtaataaatgaaatgaggtAGTGGTtgttggagtgtgtaataactGAAGTGATGTGGTGGAAAGTTGGACCCTTTTAACTTTTTGtatgttataattttgattttgttttattgttatgaaattaatgacatttgagtgtaaatttgatgaataatgaggttaaattttatgtcaaaatATGGTAGATTCTAATTGTGACTCTTAAACCGGGACCGACTTAAAcggcaaaatgtgactattaaactgaaatggagagagtatgatttttacaaaacggGTGTGTAAAAGTGACCGGGAACTTTCCTTGTACTTGAGATTATGATTACTTTctcagtttgattaaaaatcaaaacaaacacaagaatttaaaatttaaggaatcagattacttttcCAAACAAAATCCTGACAACAAAACATGACCTTAAGTCTTAATTGCAATTCAAGTACCTAAGTTAACTAAGTAAGAGTGAATGAAATGATTACTTAAAagttatactccatccatcccagaaaatttgtcacttattttcatttttgctgctttaaaaatttatcacttttcaattttatcattttaggtagtggatttcacatttcactaatttattctcattcacattttattataaaactcatatataaaaatagattcacactgccactaactttttcaactcactttctattatatttccacatttcctaaaattcGTGCTTGATCAAATGATGACAAAttattagggacggagggtgtaataaaaatgtaaacaacTTTTTTCCGCATCACGTTGAAATATGGCTATGtcattataatatactccctccatccacgaaaaatagacaagttttgccattttggtccgtccaaaaaaaatagattaagtttaaaaaggaaagttttcaaccaatgctaaccctacacatcattctaaatgtggaccccacaatccaTTAATACTcatttcactatctttttccCCTGTCTTACTTccatatctctctcttactttaccaattatacattaaaactcatgtcattgACAAtgttatctattttttgtggagggagggagtatatgctTGCATCTAAATTCGATTGTAGGCAGTTATTTCTTTATCCCTTCACAAGTGCATTTGTAGTTTATTCAAATTGGTCCAAAATATGCATGACAGAATTGAGTCGTATCTTATTCAACAGGGCAAAcaacattttattcattttgcaACGTGATTAACGTTAAACATCACCACGAATTAGGCGATAAGATACGCCATCATGGACCACTGCTCCAATACACATGTTCAATGAGAGGAATCTTTCATAAAATCgatcaatatattaaatacaGGACCACCAAATTAAAGGTTACGTGGCAGTAACATTTTCCTTTCTGGCTTTCCATATTGAGCAAATTCCAGTAaaagttttcttcttcatttatGGGTTTCTCTATTTCTTTCGGTACTAACATATAACCTTTTTAACATGCCATCTACAATCCACAGTTAATTTAACATGTGGAAGGTGATGTTTTTTCTGTGTTCCAACATGTTCTGATATAATTTTAGACGGGTTATAAACCTATTTTACATCGGATCGGATGAGTAACAAATGTTGGATTAGTATACAAATGATATCCACCCCAAATTTATTAGAGACACATTGGGGTgaccaaaaacaaatccgtgtGATCTTGACTCCActcaaagcggacaatatgaTGTTGGATTAGTATACAAATGCTATCCACCCCTAATTAATTCGAGGCCCTTTCAGATGACCAAAAAGAAACCCGCTACGGGTTTGGCTCCACctaaagcggacaatatcaaactaatgtgcAATCGACGATCCCaacagttttattatttttatacatatttaatataaatatataaacttgTTATTTGTGGAATCTGAatcaatatttcaaattaagttttttaaacaataaaaattacaaattaaatacaataagaattataataaaacccgaaatattgaattaatgaACCCTAACTTTCCCCACCGACCGGAGTACTAGATTAATAATCTTGATCTAATTACTGGTACCGAATCTCTAACCATTTACAGGGACGTATCAAAACTATCCATTTTTAACAACTATAgttaattttctataaatacacatacGTAATGTAAGCTCACCACCTCCACACATAAAAGGTCCTAAATTTTCAACTCACATACACATGGATTCACTCAAAATTTTAACGTTCAAAGTGGTGAAGAAAAACCCAGAGCTGATCACCCCGGAAACGCCAACGCCTAAAGAATTTAAACTCCTCTCGGACATCGACGACCAAGGGGCCCTCCGTGCCCAAACTCCGGTGATTCAATTTTATCGGAGAAACCCCTCGAACGAAGGAAAGGACCCGGTCAAAGTGATTCGTGAAGCCATTGCCAAGGCCTTGGTTTTCTACTACCCTTTGGCGGGACGCCTGAGGGAGGGGCCCAACCGTAAGCTGGTAGTGGAGTGCACCGGAGAGGGGGTGGTGTTCATCGAAGCCGATGCTGACGTGGCACTGCACCACTTGGGTGATGCCCTTTATCCTCCCTTCCCATACTTGCATAAGCTTCTTCACCATCTCCCATCCACTGCTGGTGTCATCAATTGCCCATTGTTGCTTATTCAGGTagctattaaaattaattgcttTCTAATGCTCCCACTTtccttttaagtttttttagttaagataattcaagttaattgagtcttttctattttttttaaagagtaATTggctattttaatttattctctattcatctatcttactttactctttttactttattctccatccatttaatacaatatttttaaattctgAGCTGAAAAAAATGCATCTGTTAACAAGAAACACAaggaatatttaaaaatttgtgccgagtcaaaattgttatttaaatgGTTAACATAGAGAGTGTTAAACACTTTTACTCTAGTTTATTTCATCacttaaaacacaaaataacactgcataaaatcttgcGTCTTTCAAGAAAGCAAAGAGGTTATCTTCCATCGGACGGAGGAAATACTAATTACTCTCAATTCTAAATGCATAAGGGTGGTTAGTTGTTCTATATTAGAGCTATGTTACCTAAACGTGAGTTGTTGTCATGTTTTGtcttatagtatatttttcttaatgaaTTAAACGTGTTTAACGGGGCAGGTAACACGGCTTACATGTGGCGGGTTCGTGTTCGCCATCCGCTTGAATCACACCATGACCGACGCTGGAGGGTTGGCCCAGTTCTTGTCGGCTGTCGGCCAGTTTGCCCGTGGAGCCGATGCCTCTTCGATCAGGCCCGTTTGGGAAAGACACCTCCTCAGCGCTCGTAACCCCCCGCGCGTGTCATGCACACACCACGAATATGGCGATACTACTACTACAGCTActgctactactactactccaCCTGATAACGATATGGTGGACCGCAGTTTCTACCTCAGCGCCACCGACATCTCCGCCCTCCGCAGCAGCCTACCCCCGCACCTCCGCGGCTGCTCCACCTTCGAGATAGCGGCAGCTTGCACGTGGCGCTGCCGGACAATCTCGCTCTCTCTAGAGCCCAACGAAGTGATAAGAATCTCATGCATGGTGAACTGCCGGAAGAGGCTCAATCCACCGCTCCCGGAGGGGTACTACGGCAACGCTATCGTCTACCCTGCCGCCGTCTCGACGAGGGAGAGGCTGTCGCTGCGGGAGGCGGTGGAGCTGGTGAGACACTCGAAAGCACAGGCGACGGAGGAGTACGTGAGATCAGCTGCGGATCTGATGGAGATGAGAGGGCGGCCCGGTTTCGAAGCGAGGGGGACTTTTATAGTGTCAGATTTTACGCGGGCGGGTTTTGGAGAAACGGACTTCGGGTGGGGCGCGGCGACGTATGGTGGGCCGGCACAGTGCAGAGATCTGGTTCCTGGAGTTGTGAGCTATGTTC is a window from the Salvia hispanica cultivar TCC Black 2014 chromosome 1, UniMelb_Shisp_WGS_1.0, whole genome shotgun sequence genome containing:
- the LOC125220182 gene encoding benzyl alcohol O-benzoyltransferase-like, producing MDSLKILTFKVVKKNPELITPETPTPKEFKLLSDIDDQGALRAQTPVIQFYRRNPSNEGKDPVKVIREAIAKALVFYYPLAGRLREGPNRKLVVECTGEGVVFIEADADVALHHLGDALYPPFPYLHKLLHHLPSTAGVINCPLLLIQVTRLTCGGFVFAIRLNHTMTDAGGLAQFLSAVGQFARGADASSIRPVWERHLLSARNPPRVSCTHHEYGDTTTTATATTTTPPDNDMVDRSFYLSATDISALRSSLPPHLRGCSTFEIAAACTWRCRTISLSLEPNEVIRISCMVNCRKRLNPPLPEGYYGNAIVYPAAVSTRERLSLREAVELVRHSKAQATEEYVRSAADLMEMRGRPGFEARGTFIVSDFTRAGFGETDFGWGAATYGGPAQCRDLVPGVVSYVLPHKKGVVVTMCLPPNAMDKFAYELERAVAGNRKSLPLITSAL